In Corallococcus caeni, the following are encoded in one genomic region:
- a CDS encoding ABC transporter permease gives MAFWDTVRLAFGTFRSNPLRSFLTLLGIVIGVTTVVSMMSLIEGLKNQVNNQMSELGSDCFQVQRLPFGQGELSVAELARRPRFTYADLDAIRTQPSIARAAGEDSKGGQKASTAERESRPNVSVWAGTAEYFYTNAVSLDTGRPFTDAEFVDGRRVAVIGKDLADTLWPGLDPLGREFRMLGRTFQVVGTLKRRGGFLGGGSQDNQAMIPLSTFASMFGVRDFRISIQATSAEVLQRAQDEVTLLMRRRHGLKPEEPDDFFLYNNKSATEMFNNLSSAVSAASFGVCILSLLVGGIGILNIMLVAVTERTREIGIRKALGAKRYRILAQFALEAVVLSLVGGAVGVALGAGLAHLARWMINLPTEVPLWSVVVSLVMSCGVGLLFGIYPAARAAKLDPVEAMRSE, from the coding sequence ATGGCTTTCTGGGACACGGTGCGGCTGGCGTTCGGCACGTTCCGCTCCAACCCCCTGCGTTCCTTCCTGACGCTGCTGGGCATCGTCATCGGCGTCACCACCGTGGTGTCCATGATGTCCCTCATCGAGGGGCTCAAGAACCAGGTGAACAATCAGATGTCGGAGCTGGGCTCCGACTGCTTCCAGGTGCAGCGGCTGCCCTTCGGCCAGGGAGAGCTGTCCGTCGCGGAGCTCGCGCGCCGTCCGCGCTTCACCTACGCGGACCTGGACGCCATCCGCACGCAGCCGTCCATCGCGCGGGCGGCCGGCGAGGACTCCAAGGGCGGCCAGAAGGCCTCCACCGCCGAGCGTGAGTCGCGCCCCAACGTGAGCGTCTGGGCGGGCACGGCGGAGTACTTCTACACGAACGCGGTGAGCCTCGACACCGGCCGGCCCTTCACCGACGCGGAGTTCGTGGACGGGCGGCGCGTGGCGGTGATTGGCAAGGACCTGGCGGACACGCTGTGGCCCGGCCTGGACCCCCTGGGCCGCGAGTTCCGGATGCTGGGGCGCACCTTCCAGGTGGTGGGCACGCTCAAGCGCCGGGGCGGCTTCCTGGGCGGCGGCAGCCAGGACAACCAGGCCATGATTCCCCTGTCCACGTTCGCGTCCATGTTCGGCGTGCGCGACTTCCGCATCAGCATCCAGGCGACGTCCGCGGAAGTGCTCCAGCGCGCCCAGGATGAAGTGACGCTGCTCATGCGCCGCCGCCACGGGCTCAAGCCGGAAGAACCGGACGACTTCTTCCTCTACAACAACAAGAGCGCCACGGAGATGTTCAACAACCTCTCCTCGGCCGTGTCCGCGGCCAGCTTCGGCGTGTGCATCCTGTCGCTGCTGGTGGGCGGCATCGGCATCTTGAACATCATGCTGGTCGCCGTGACGGAGCGGACCCGGGAGATTGGCATCCGCAAGGCGCTGGGCGCCAAGCGCTACCGCATCCTCGCGCAGTTCGCGCTGGAGGCCGTGGTGCTGTCGCTGGTGGGCGGCGCGGTGGGCGTGGCGCTGGGCGCGGGCCTGGCGCACCTGGCCCGGTGGATGATCAACCTGCCCACGGAGGTCCCCCTGTGGTCCGTGGTGGTGTCGCTGGTGATGAGCTGCGGCGTGGGGCTGCTCTTCGGCATCTACCCGGCGGCGCGCGCGGCGAAGCTGGACCCCGTGGAGGCGATGCGCTCGGAGTAG
- a CDS encoding phospholipase D-like domain-containing protein, with the protein MRLVWPILLALLAAGCPYPNHRQDLRLRALPEDPEARELAIEQTLGFPMEPGNGVELVQNGRVFDVIEEEIRAARSSIHIASYIWRPGIPSDRLLIALRERAPGVQCRIIVDPLGSVNFEVVAPVLADAGCDVRIYRPYQGAVTSLDAVRIRARMHRKMVIRDGEVALTGGFGIWRSWLGNGDAPETWRDTNIRVRGPVVRGMQIAFAQNWQESGGDFLPPESFPELAPAGNARACFVASTGHRFLSQASRMWLLSIAAAKHRLWIANSYFLPSEAISDMLILKAREGVDVRVLVPGRYHDVGPVRAAQRASYARLLEGGVRIYEYELSMMHSKTLVADDTLSVVGSTNLDPLALNHTDEGSVLVEDPVLAEELAAAFEQDLTHAAEVHWQGWKRRGLLQKLGEQLPGLIGDFL; encoded by the coding sequence GTGCGGCTGGTCTGGCCCATCTTGCTCGCCCTGCTCGCCGCGGGGTGTCCCTACCCGAACCACCGGCAGGACCTGCGCCTGCGCGCGCTGCCGGAGGACCCGGAGGCGAGGGAGCTCGCCATCGAGCAGACGCTGGGCTTCCCCATGGAGCCCGGCAACGGCGTGGAGTTGGTGCAGAACGGCCGCGTCTTCGACGTCATCGAGGAGGAGATCCGCGCCGCCCGCTCCAGCATCCACATCGCCAGCTACATCTGGCGTCCGGGCATCCCGTCGGACCGGCTGCTCATCGCGCTGCGCGAGCGCGCCCCCGGCGTGCAGTGCCGCATCATCGTGGATCCGCTGGGCAGCGTGAACTTCGAGGTCGTGGCCCCCGTGCTCGCGGACGCCGGCTGCGACGTGCGCATCTACCGTCCCTATCAGGGCGCGGTGACGTCCCTGGACGCGGTGCGGATCCGCGCGCGCATGCACCGCAAGATGGTCATCCGTGACGGCGAGGTCGCGCTGACCGGAGGCTTCGGCATCTGGCGCAGCTGGCTGGGAAATGGCGACGCGCCGGAGACCTGGCGGGACACCAACATCCGGGTCCGGGGCCCCGTCGTGCGAGGCATGCAGATCGCCTTCGCGCAGAACTGGCAGGAGTCCGGCGGCGACTTCCTGCCCCCGGAGTCCTTCCCGGAGCTCGCTCCCGCCGGAAACGCGCGGGCCTGCTTCGTCGCCAGCACCGGCCACCGCTTCCTCTCGCAGGCGTCGAGGATGTGGCTGCTGTCCATCGCGGCCGCGAAGCACCGGCTGTGGATCGCCAACTCGTACTTCCTGCCATCGGAAGCCATCAGCGACATGCTCATCCTCAAGGCCCGCGAGGGCGTGGACGTGCGCGTGCTGGTGCCCGGCCGCTACCACGACGTAGGGCCCGTGCGCGCCGCGCAGCGGGCGTCCTACGCGCGGCTGCTGGAGGGGGGCGTGCGCATCTACGAGTACGAGCTCTCGATGATGCACTCCAAGACGCTGGTCGCGGACGACACGCTGAGCGTCGTGGGCTCCACCAACCTGGATCCGCTGGCGCTCAACCACACCGACGAGGGCTCCGTGCTGGTGGAGGACCCGGTGCTGGCGGAGGAGCTGGCCGCCGCCTTCGAGCAGGACCTCACGCACGCCGCGGAGGTCCACTGGCAGGGCTGGAAGAGGCGAGGCCTGCTCCAGAAGCTGGGGGAACAGCTCCCGGGGCTCATCGGCGACTTCCTGTGA
- a CDS encoding DUF4091 domain-containing protein, which translates to MPSIRPFRTALLSLTVALPVFAAGPAVWGEGMMVKVRPGTAARSATEVRLTAARNEFVSFQVALQGGDTGLKNVRAKLPALEGPGATTLSGPDVTLYREALVSTKKASVAGEAVGAWPDGLVPDTDEIAGETRGAFPFDVPAKEARAVWVDVHVPQDAPPGDYVGTVTVEADGGFQRQVTARLTVVDAALPSTSSLPSAFLLWPPHVCRAHTGREDCTPEELQPLLARYQRMALEHRFTLSSLFPRQPWPPAWSDFDATWGPYLDGTAPTRLQGARMTSLEYVGPLDAANLRDFTAHMKERGWLDRAYVQLGDEPPYGTTFEQVRATGDLVRQAAPGLRTMLTTNSRELKGNGLEKHVDVAVPLVNHLDGTDANFRGDQRGTYTGFLERPGTALWMYQSCMSHGCAYGTNAPENQPGAGWPSYMLDRSAAKARAMEWVTFLEGATGELYYQTVGMLSTAWTDQYRFNGNGDGTLFYPGTPAAIGGRTDVPVASLRLKLLRQGMQDYEWLKAVSDAGDPDFARKVARDLIPAASRVTDDGAAFDAARLKLIQRYEELTAHQTPDAGTPLDAGTPPDAGTKPPADGGTASAPEEAAGGPSRGTPGSSSDVAPGAVAGAQAGGCTTGGGGTAAVAGGLLFAAWALGGMRRQRARVTVPARRKQARR; encoded by the coding sequence ATGCCTTCGATTCGACCGTTCCGTACTGCCCTGTTGTCGCTGACCGTGGCCCTGCCGGTGTTCGCGGCCGGGCCCGCCGTGTGGGGCGAGGGGATGATGGTGAAGGTGCGGCCGGGGACCGCCGCCCGGAGCGCCACCGAGGTGCGGCTCACCGCCGCGCGCAACGAGTTCGTCTCCTTCCAGGTCGCGCTGCAGGGCGGCGACACGGGGCTGAAGAACGTCCGCGCGAAGCTGCCCGCGCTGGAGGGCCCGGGCGCCACGACGCTGTCCGGGCCGGACGTGACGCTGTACCGCGAAGCGCTCGTCTCCACGAAGAAGGCGTCGGTGGCGGGAGAGGCGGTGGGCGCGTGGCCGGACGGGCTGGTACCGGACACGGACGAGATCGCCGGTGAGACGCGCGGCGCCTTCCCCTTCGACGTGCCCGCGAAAGAGGCCCGGGCCGTCTGGGTGGACGTGCACGTGCCCCAGGATGCGCCGCCCGGCGACTACGTGGGCACGGTGACGGTGGAGGCGGACGGAGGCTTCCAGCGGCAGGTGACGGCGAGGCTGACGGTGGTGGACGCGGCGCTGCCGAGCACGTCCTCGCTGCCGTCGGCGTTCCTGCTCTGGCCGCCGCACGTCTGTCGCGCGCACACGGGGCGCGAGGACTGCACGCCGGAGGAGCTGCAGCCGCTGCTCGCGCGCTACCAGCGGATGGCGCTGGAGCACCGCTTCACGCTGTCCAGCCTCTTCCCGCGCCAGCCGTGGCCGCCGGCGTGGAGCGACTTCGACGCGACGTGGGGGCCGTACCTGGACGGGACCGCGCCCACGCGGCTGCAAGGCGCGCGGATGACGAGCCTGGAGTACGTGGGGCCGCTGGACGCCGCGAACCTGCGGGACTTCACGGCGCACATGAAGGAGCGGGGCTGGCTGGACCGGGCCTACGTGCAGCTGGGGGACGAGCCGCCCTACGGCACGACCTTCGAACAGGTGCGCGCGACGGGAGACCTGGTGCGCCAGGCGGCCCCCGGGCTGCGCACGATGCTGACGACGAACTCGCGCGAGCTGAAGGGCAACGGCCTGGAGAAGCACGTGGACGTGGCGGTGCCGCTGGTGAACCACCTGGACGGCACGGACGCGAACTTCCGGGGGGACCAGCGCGGGACGTACACGGGCTTCCTGGAGCGTCCGGGAACCGCGTTGTGGATGTATCAGAGCTGCATGAGCCACGGCTGTGCGTATGGGACCAACGCGCCGGAGAACCAGCCGGGCGCGGGCTGGCCGTCGTACATGCTGGACCGGTCGGCGGCGAAGGCGCGCGCGATGGAGTGGGTCACGTTCCTGGAGGGCGCGACGGGCGAGCTCTACTACCAGACGGTGGGCATGCTCTCCACGGCGTGGACGGACCAGTACCGCTTCAATGGCAACGGGGATGGGACGCTCTTCTACCCGGGCACGCCGGCAGCCATTGGCGGCAGGACGGACGTGCCGGTGGCGTCGCTGCGGCTCAAGCTCCTCCGCCAGGGCATGCAGGACTATGAGTGGCTCAAGGCGGTGAGTGACGCGGGAGACCCGGACTTCGCGCGCAAGGTGGCCAGGGACCTGATTCCGGCCGCGTCGCGAGTGACGGACGACGGCGCCGCGTTCGACGCGGCGAGGCTGAAGCTCATCCAGCGCTACGAGGAGCTGACCGCCCACCAGACCCCGGACGCGGGCACGCCGCTGGACGCAGGCACGCCGCCGGACGCAGGCACGAAGCCGCCGGCGGACGGAGGCACGGCATCCGCGCCGGAAGAGGCCGCGGGAGGACCGTCGCGGGGGACGCCCGGCTCCTCTTCCGACGTGGCACCGGGCGCGGTCGCCGGCGCGCAGGCGGGAGGCTGCACCACGGGCGGAGGCGGCACGGCGGCGGTCGCGGGAGGCCTGTTGTTCGCGGCCTGGGCGCTCGGCGGCATGCGCCGTCAGCGAGCCCGGGTGACCGTACCCGCGCGTCGGAAGCAGGCACGGAGGTAG
- a CDS encoding GNAT family N-acetyltransferase gives MSTDVTNRVILREARPEDDKVIGELLVEAYTTQYAKLMPEVVYSEERKAFLRDVASRRKVCTILVAEVDGQIAGTVALYPPGAPGTEAWLPNTADLRALATGVRFQGQGLAQPLLVETEALAKRWGVDAISLHVRRGAKGVARMYERRGYQRAPEGDIDRLPDVYLEAYLLPMK, from the coding sequence ATGAGCACGGACGTGACGAACCGGGTCATCCTCCGCGAGGCGCGGCCCGAGGACGACAAAGTGATTGGGGAACTGCTGGTGGAGGCCTACACCACGCAGTACGCGAAGCTGATGCCGGAGGTCGTCTACTCCGAGGAGCGCAAAGCGTTCCTGCGCGACGTCGCCTCCCGGCGCAAGGTGTGCACCATCCTCGTGGCGGAAGTGGACGGGCAGATCGCCGGCACGGTGGCCCTGTACCCGCCCGGCGCGCCCGGCACCGAAGCCTGGCTGCCCAACACGGCGGACCTGCGCGCCCTGGCCACCGGGGTGCGCTTCCAGGGACAGGGGCTGGCCCAGCCGCTGCTGGTGGAGACGGAAGCCCTCGCGAAGCGCTGGGGCGTGGACGCCATCTCCCTCCACGTGCGCCGGGGCGCCAAGGGCGTCGCGCGCATGTACGAGCGCCGGGGCTACCAGCGGGCGCCGGAGGGCGACATCGACCGTCTTCCGGACGTGTACCTGGAAGCGTATCTGCTGCCCATGAAGTGA